The segment CTTTACGCCGGCACTCCACACGATTGTCTCGCTCTCAATCTGCCGCCCGCTCTGCAGCGTCAGTCCGTGTTCGTCCGCTCTCGCTACGCCGTCGCCGAGAACGACTTCGACGCCTCGCCGCTGCAAGATGCGGCGCGAGTAGCGGCCCATCTTCGCGGGCAGCCCGGGCAGCAGCACCGGGCCGGCCTCGACCAGGATCATCTTTACCTCATCGAAGCTCAGGCGCTTATAGAAGCGCAGGACGCTGCGAAAGAGTTCGTTGATTTCGCCCGCCGCCTCGACCCCCGTGAATCCGCCGCCGACGACCACCATCGTCAGCAGCCGCACGCGCAGCGCGCGGTCGTCGATCGTGTCGGCCAGCTCGAGCAGCATCACGAGATGATTGCGCAGGGCGTCGGCGTCGTCGAGCGTTTTGAGCGCCCAGGTGTACTCGGCAATGCCCGGCAGCCCGAACGTCGACGTCGAAGAGCCGAGCGCGAGCACGAGCTGATCGTAGTGCGCGACGTGTGCCTCGCCGGTGAGCACGTGGTGATACGTCACGGTCCGCCGCTCGATGTCGAACCCATCCACGTCCGCCAGAATGAACTGCGTGCGGCGCAGCTGGGTGCGAATCGGCGTCACGACATGGCGCACCTCGAGTTCACCCGAGGTAACCTCCGGCAGCATCGGCGTAAAGAGCGAGTAGTTCTCCCGGCTGATCAGCAGAATTTCAGCCTCCCCAGCCCTCAAGCGACGCTCGAGGCGCCGCGCGACGGCGACCCCCGCGAATCCTCCGCCGACGATGACGATGGTCGCCACGAGGCGCGGTTGAAGAATGCAGCGTGGAATACCTGCCCCCGCCCTCACCCTCGGGAGCGCCCGAAGAAGGGCCCAAACCAGTTCGCAAGCGCGCCCAAGGCGGCATCGGCGCTCTGGCCGCCGCGCTGCTCGCCTTCGTCCTGAAATTTAAATTTCTGCTGTTGTTGGGCGCGAAGTTCTTTGCGATCAGCTGGACATTTCTGCTCTCGCTGTGGATCTACATCGTCGTCTTCGGCTGGAAGTTCGCGATCGTGATCATGCTGCTGCTGCTCGCGCACGAACTCGGCCATTACTTCGCCTTTCGCGCATACGGACTGCCGGCACGTCTGCCGGCCTTCGTCCCGCTGCTCGGCGCCTTTACGGCCGGCACTCCGCCCGAGGATCTCGAGCACGACGCGTACATTGCATTGGCCGGCCCGCTCACCGGGCTCGGGCTCGCGGCGGTTTGCTACGCAATCGGCGCCGCGACGCACGATCGCTTTTGGTACGCGTGCGCCGATCTCTCCGCGTTTTTGAACCTCTTCAACATGATTCCAACGCCGCCGTTCGACGGCGGACGAGTCATCGGCGCGCTCTGGCCGCCGCTCTGGATCGTCGGTTTCGCGGTCTTCATCGCGCTGGCGATCCTTTGGCACATTCCGCTGCTCTTCATCGTAATCATCGGCGCGCTCGGACTCCCCGCGATGATCGCCGCGTGGCGCGGTCACGTCGACCCGCGGGCCGCACGCATGACCTTCGCTGCGCGCGGACGCGTCAGCGTCTGGTATCTCGCAACACTCCTGGGGCTGCTGGTCGTCATGGCGCAAGCTCACGCGATCGCAACCCCCGGCTCCGCCGGTCCGATTTGGTAGCGCTCCGCTTTCTCGCACTTGCGTACGCGGCGATAGCAATCGCACTGGCCGCGGCGCGCCCAGCCGCGACGGGCGGTCCGCTCGCGCGCGATTTCGAGGCGTATTGGTCCGCGGGCGTCACCGCGAACGCCGGAGCCGATCCCTATTCGCGCCGCATCTGGAAGGCCGAAAGCAGCGTTGCGGGCGTCGATCGCCGGCGAGACGAACTGCTTCCCTTCATCGGTCCGCCGGCAACGCTGCTCTTGTGGCGTCCGTTGGCGCGCCTGCCGTACGCCGCCGCCGCCGCGCTCTGGTTAACGCTTCTGACGATCGCCTTGCTGGCGCTGATCCTCGGCGCGCTTTACGGAATTCGCGAACGCATCACGCCGGCGCCGTTTCTCGCCGCGGCGGCGCTCGCGATCGCCTTCGGGCCGATCACCAGCGACATCGCGCTCGGGCAGATCGCGCTGCCGGCGTTCGTCGCGGCGACGCTCTTCGTCATCGTCGTCGACCGCTCGCTCCTCGCCGCGGCGGCGGCAGCGGTCGTTGCGTTCGCGCAGCCCAATCTCGCGCTCGGCCTCGCTTCGCAGTTGGGCCGAGTCCGCGCGCTTCTCGCGATCGCCGGCGGCGCGCTCGTCACTTATGGACTGGGTGCGCTCGCGTTCGGCCTAGCGTGGCCGCTGCACTATGCGAGCGCGGCGCTCGCGCACGGCACGGCAGAACGCTTCGTTGCAATTCAGATCACCCCGGCGGCCGTTGCGTACGGCTTCGGCATGCCGCGCAGCGCAGCGTGGGCGCTCGGTGTCGGCGTCGCAATCGTGGCCGTGGCGGCGGGTGTCGCGCTCGTGCTGCGCGTGCGCGAGCCCTTCGCGCGATTTGCCGGCTGCTCCGCGCTCGTACCGTTTGCCGCGGCCTTCGTGCACGAGCACGACCTGCTCGTCGCCTACGTCGCCGCTCTGGCCTGCGCGCGCGCAGCGCGCGGCGCGGCGCGCGTCGTGGGTTTTATCGGAACGCTGCTGGTCTGCATCGACTGGCTCGGCCTCGCGCAGCGTCCGTCAGGGGTCGGACAGAGCGCCCTGCTCGGGTTGGCAGCGGCCGCGGCCTTTGCCGCACTGGCTCCGGCCGGCGAGCCTCGGGCTACGCGCGCGATTCTGCCGATCGCCGTGCTTTTCGCAGTAGCCGCGTCGCTCGCCGTCCACCATCCCGCGCCCGTCTGGCCCGACACGCTCGGCCTTTTTCACGCCTCCCGCGGGGCCAGTGCCGCGGCCGTCTGGCTCGCCGAGCAGCGCGTAAACGGGCTGCTGGCGGTCGCGCCCCTCTGGGCCTTTTTGCGAACGCTCCCGCTGCTCGGCTGCGGGCTTTTAGCTTACGCTATATATCGAGGTCCATGACGTTATCGAACGGCGTAATCGCATTTGGATGGAAGTTCTTCAGGTCGCTGTTGTAGGCGAAGATATCCTCGCGCAGCGACGTCACGACCGTGGGCACGTCCTTCACCAGTTCTTGTTCGACGGTCAGCACGTCGGCGTTACGCTGCGTCTGGTCGAAGTGCCGAAATAGCCCGTCCATCGCTCCCTGCGCGCGCTGGTTGCACCAGTGCAGGTTGTTCTGCCCGTTGGGCGGGATCGAGTGGCACGAGTACAGCGGCGACATGTCGCCGATCGCGTCGTTGAGCCACGCGAAGATGATCACGTCCCACTTGTTGGAGTAGACGATGCCGCCTGACTGGAGCGGAGCGAACATCAGCGCCGGCGGATAGTGCCGCACAGTGATATCGACGCCGATCTGCTTCCAAGTCGATCGAATCAGCTCGATCTGTTCGTCGGCGTCGGGCGCACCCGCCGTCGTTGCAAACTCGAGCATGAGCTTCGCTCCATTCTTCTGGCGGATTCCATCGGAGCCGCGCACCCACCCGTCCTTATCGAGCAGCCCATTGGCCTTGGCGATATCGAATGGAACCGGCGGGATTGAAGAGACGTAGTACGGCGCCGTCTTCGGCGTGGTCACGTCCTGGAGGATGCCCACGCCGCGTCCGACCTTATCGATCAGCGTCCGCCGGTCGATCGCCATGCGCAGCGCCTGACGAACGATCGGATCGCCCACCGTCGCGCGCGTCGTGTTGAAATCGAGGTGATTGAAGAAATAACTCGGCTGACGGAGGACTGAGACGCCGGGGATCGCCTGCACGCGCGAGAGATAGGCTCCCGGCACGAGATCCCACATGTCGATCTCCTTGGCCTCGAGCTGCGCCAGCACGGTGTTACGATCGGGAACGATCTTGTAGATGATCTCTTTGAGCTTGGGCTGCCCGCGCCAGTAAAGCGGATTGGGAACCAGTACGATCTGCTGGGCGCGGTCCCAGCGTTCGTACTTGAAGGGCCCAATTCCAATCGGGAGCGAGTTGTAGGCTACGTGGTTGATGTTGGGATATTGCGCGAGCAGGTGCTTGGGCAGGATGTCCGGGTTCGCGCCCGCCGTCGAAAAGAAGGTTTCTACGAACGGCGAGTACGGTTTCTTCATATGGTAGACGACGGTGTATTTGTCGGGCTCGTCGGTCTTCGTGATCTGATCCCAGCCGAGGCGCCCGACTTCGTTGTTGGCCGGATTGAGCACGACCTTGGTCGAGAAGACGACGTCATCGGCGTCGAACGGCGCCCCGTCCGACCACTTCACGCCCTTACGGATGTGATAGGTGATCGTCAGCCCGTCTTTGCTCACGCCGCCGTTGGCCTGCGTCGGGATCTCCGTCGCGAGTTCGGGATACGGCCGGTTATGCTCGTCCCATTTGACGAGGTACGCTTGCGTCATCGACGACAAGTAACCGATGGCGGTGAACTGCCCCAGATGCGGGTTCAGCGTGTTGACGTCTCCGGCATCGGCATACCGCAACACGTGCGGCTGCGTCCAGGAGTTTGCCCGCCCGCCGGCGGCGGCGCCCCCCGTCTTCGTGCAGGCGCATAGGCCCGCCACTGCGCCGGCTAACGCCGCGACGTAAAGAAACCGCAGATTCATGTTCGCTGAGCTCCTCTTAGCAAGTCCTAGATCGAGTAGTTCCAGGGGTCCCAAAACGCCGAGATGACGGGAGAAGGTTGGAAGCCCTTGAGGTCTTTGTTGTAGACGTACGGAATGCGATTGAAGTAGAGGATGATCGTGG is part of the Candidatus Cybelea sp. genome and harbors:
- a CDS encoding NAD(P)/FAD-dependent oxidoreductase, with the protein product MATIVIVGGGFAGVAVARRLERRLRAGEAEILLISRENYSLFTPMLPEVTSGELEVRHVVTPIRTQLRRTQFILADVDGFDIERRTVTYHHVLTGEAHVAHYDQLVLALGSSTSTFGLPGIAEYTWALKTLDDADALRNHLVMLLELADTIDDRALRVRLLTMVVVGGGFTGVEAAGEINELFRSVLRFYKRLSFDEVKMILVEAGPVLLPGLPAKMGRYSRRILQRRGVEVVLGDGVARADEHGLTLQSGRQIESETIVWSAGVKPSPSIAKTSLPATKRGAVETGRDMRVVSSDRIWALGDCAAIPDGHGGLFPMTAQHAIREGPWLADNIVAALRGKAAKPFNYRSLGMMAALGGRKAVAQLPGDFVITGFLAWFFWRTYYLLRLPGLDRKLRVAFDWTLELLFPRDTAELRFGEREGRERREEIPRLP
- a CDS encoding site-2 protease family protein; its protein translation is MEYLPPPSPSGAPEEGPKPVRKRAQGGIGALAAALLAFVLKFKFLLLLGAKFFAISWTFLLSLWIYIVVFGWKFAIVIMLLLLAHELGHYFAFRAYGLPARLPAFVPLLGAFTAGTPPEDLEHDAYIALAGPLTGLGLAAVCYAIGAATHDRFWYACADLSAFLNLFNMIPTPPFDGGRVIGALWPPLWIVGFAVFIALAILWHIPLLFIVIIGALGLPAMIAAWRGHVDPRAARMTFAARGRVSVWYLATLLGLLVVMAQAHAIATPGSAGPIW
- a CDS encoding glycosyltransferase 87 family protein, which codes for MVALRFLALAYAAIAIALAAARPAATGGPLARDFEAYWSAGVTANAGADPYSRRIWKAESSVAGVDRRRDELLPFIGPPATLLLWRPLARLPYAAAAALWLTLLTIALLALILGALYGIRERITPAPFLAAAALAIAFGPITSDIALGQIALPAFVAATLFVIVVDRSLLAAAAAAVVAFAQPNLALGLASQLGRVRALLAIAGGALVTYGLGALAFGLAWPLHYASAALAHGTAERFVAIQITPAAVAYGFGMPRSAAWALGVGVAIVAVAAGVALVLRVREPFARFAGCSALVPFAAAFVHEHDLLVAYVAALACARAARGAARVVGFIGTLLVCIDWLGLAQRPSGVGQSALLGLAAAAAFAALAPAGEPRATRAILPIAVLFAVAASLAVHHPAPVWPDTLGLFHASRGASAAAVWLAEQRVNGLLAVAPLWAFLRTLPLLGCGLLAYAIYRGP
- a CDS encoding peptide ABC transporter substrate-binding protein, producing MNLRFLYVAALAGAVAGLCACTKTGGAAAGGRANSWTQPHVLRYADAGDVNTLNPHLGQFTAIGYLSSMTQAYLVKWDEHNRPYPELATEIPTQANGGVSKDGLTITYHIRKGVKWSDGAPFDADDVVFSTKVVLNPANNEVGRLGWDQITKTDEPDKYTVVYHMKKPYSPFVETFFSTAGANPDILPKHLLAQYPNINHVAYNSLPIGIGPFKYERWDRAQQIVLVPNPLYWRGQPKLKEIIYKIVPDRNTVLAQLEAKEIDMWDLVPGAYLSRVQAIPGVSVLRQPSYFFNHLDFNTTRATVGDPIVRQALRMAIDRRTLIDKVGRGVGILQDVTTPKTAPYYVSSIPPVPFDIAKANGLLDKDGWVRGSDGIRQKNGAKLMLEFATTAGAPDADEQIELIRSTWKQIGVDITVRHYPPALMFAPLQSGGIVYSNKWDVIIFAWLNDAIGDMSPLYSCHSIPPNGQNNLHWCNQRAQGAMDGLFRHFDQTQRNADVLTVEQELVKDVPTVVTSLREDIFAYNSDLKNFHPNAITPFDNVMDLDI